A stretch of DNA from Myxococcales bacterium:
ACGTTCGGTTCCCGCTTTCGATACCCTCGTCTCCATAGAGTCCTCCTTCGGTCATTGGGTTGTTTGGTGATGACTCAACCTTCAACCGATTCGAGGACTCTTTCAATATCCCAAAGTGCGAAAGAAATTGTACGTTATCATTGATAAAAATTATGCCTACGATATGCATCTGGTGAAGTTCCGCTCGGATGGCGGGTTGGATTGGGCTCGCAACTACAATGGACCGGACGGAAAATCAGATCAATGCACTGGAATCAATTCCGATAACGCGGGTAATGTCTACCTGATCGGGAAGACCGAAGAAAATGGCGATGAGGAGAATGAAGAAAAAGGTTGTGGATTATAGTACGGCTTTACCCGCTCGCCGCTTTACCGAGGATTTTCGCCCCTTCGGCTCTCTCCGCTCCGCTCCACGAATCTAAAACCGCTGGTATTCGAACGGCGCCACCGAGAACGAGGTGACCTTGTAGATGACGCCCAGGGCCAGGACGGCGATCAGCAGTTGCACGACCAGCGGCAGGCGCAGGAAGGTGCCGCGCATCTTCTCGTACCACTTATCCGGCAGCCACATCCCGGCGAAGCCCAGCAGCATCACGCCCACGTACATCGGCGTCAGGTTGGTCACGCCGAGGATCGCGGTGCGGAAATAGTCGATGCCGTCGCGGATGAGCGGCAGCAATTCGCCGCCGGTCAGCACCGTCTGGATTTCCTTGAAGGCGATGTAATTGGGCGACAGCGCCAGCCAGGGGAGCAACCGGCCGAGGACGTCGATCACGGTCTGAATGCTGGACGACTTGTACATGATCCAGGTCAGGCCCAGGTATTGGAAGGTGGTGAAGACGTCGAGGTAAAACAGGAACCGCGATTCGCCGGGCTGGCGGCCGCTCAGGATGCGCCGGCCTTGGAAGAAGCGGTTCCAGCAGACGCCGACGCCGAAGGTGAAGCCCCAAAGGATGTAGGTCCAGGCCGCGCCGTGCCACAGGCCGCCGATGAGGAAGGTGAGCATCAGGTTGCGGTAGACTTTCCAGGGATGAGAAACCCGGCTGCCGCCCATGGGGATGTAAAGGTAATCGCGCAGCCAGGTGGAAAAGGTGATGTGCCAGCGATTCCAGAACTCGCGGATGCTGCGCGACTTGAACGGGAAATTGAAATTTTCCGGCAGTTGCAGCCCCAACAGCAGCGACAGGCCGATCACGATGTCCATGTACCCCGAAAAATCGCAGTACAACTGCAGCATCGAGCCGTAAATGGCCGCCAGAACCTCGGTCGCCGAGAAGAACAACGGCAGGTCGAACACGCGGTCCACCAGGTTCAGGCGGACGTACTCGGCGATCACCAGCTTTTTCAAAAAGCCGATGATCAACAGGAAGATCGCCTGGCTCAACCGCTCGCGGGACAGGCGCGGGGTTTCGGCCAATTGTGGCAGAAAGAAGTTCGCCCGCACGATCGGCCCGAGGACCATCCGCGGGAAGAAGGCGATGTAAAGCAGATAGTCCAGCAGGCTCGTGCTGGGCTCGATCTTGCGGCGGTAGACGTCCACCATGTAGCTGATGGTTTGAAAAACGAAGAACGAGATGCCCAGCGGCAGCGGCAGGCCGAAGGTTTTTCGTTGCCAGAAAACGTCGAATTTCTCGGCGACGTCGGCGGGGATGCTGAAGAAGAAATCGAGGTACTTGAACAACGCCAGCAGCGAAACGCTCGACACCAGGCTGATCACCAGGTACAGCTTGCGACGCCCCGGCTGCTCAGTGGCCGCCACCTTGTGGCTCATGAAATAGTCGAACACCGAAATGTAGACCAGCAGGATCAGGAACCACGGGTTGGTCGAGGCGTAGAAGATGTAGCTGGCCGCGATCAGGGCCAGCGTGCGGACGACCCGCTGTTTGCGGAAAAGCCAGTAGACGACAAAGACCGCAACGAAGAAAATCAGAAATGGCGTGGTGGCGAAAGTCATGCTGGTTTCCCGTTTGAGTGATCGAGTTTCATCGCCTTTCCAGCGAACGAAAATAATAGCCGGAAAATCGAAATGGTCAAAGCAGAGAATACGGCGTCTTTTACCCGCCGGGCAAAAACGCTAGATTGATCGCCGGGGAGGGCTCGCCGCATGCTCGAAAACCTGGTCCGCCAATTTCTTTATTATCCGGAACCGATCGCGCCCGACGAACCGCTGCCGTCCTATATCCGCGGCGCTGCCGAGGTCCGCCTCGCCACGCCGCGGGGTATAACCGTCCATGGGCTCTATTGGCCCGCGCCGGAAGGCCGGCCGACGATCCTTTTTTTTCACGGCAACGCCCAGACCGTTTTCGAATGGGCGTTGATCGCCGAGGAACTGGCGCCGCTCGCCTGCGGCCTGCTGCTGATCGATTACCCCGGCTACGGCAAAAGCCCCGGCGCGCCGAGCGAACCGGCCAATTACGACGCCGGCGAGGGCGCCCTGCAATGGCTGCTTCGGGAGCGGCAATTGCCGCTCGGGCAGATCCTGATTTTCGGCAAATCCCTGGGCGGCGGCGTGGCCTGCGAAATCGCCCAAAACCGGCCGGTCGGCGGCGTGATCCTCGAATCCACCTTCACCTCGATCCCGGCGGTGCTCAAGCATTTGATTCCCTTTTTGCCCGCCGGCGTGGCGCTGAAAACCGAGGTCTACGACAGTCTGGCGAAAATCGCGCTGATCACCGCCCCGGTCCTGGTGGTGCACGGCACCGCCGACGATCTGATTCCGGTGAGCGAGGGGCAGGCGCTTTTTGACCGGGCCAATCAGCCCAAGCGGCTTTATCTGGTCGAGGGCGCCGGGCACGCCGACGTTTCCCTGCGCGCCGGACCGGCCTACGGCGCGACCCTGCGGCAGTGGATCGACAGTCGATAATAATTCGACCAAAACCGGGCGCGGCGGCCGATCGGCAACCTGGGCGATCGCGCCGCGGGCCGATTTGTCGGATTGTCCAAATTGTCCCTCAGTGCCTGAATTTTCCCATGTAATCAAAATGTTACAAAAAATTAGTTGCTACCAATCGTTTCGATATTAAGTTATAAGCATTAGAAAGCGCAGGATGAGTGTAAACGCGCCGCCGAACGGCGGCGATAAGGAGGCCGTCATGGCTAAAA
This window harbors:
- a CDS encoding MBOAT family protein, with the protein product MTFATTPFLIFFVAVFVVYWLFRKQRVVRTLALIAASYIFYASTNPWFLILLVYISVFDYFMSHKVAATEQPGRRKLYLVISLVSSVSLLALFKYLDFFFSIPADVAEKFDVFWQRKTFGLPLPLGISFFVFQTISYMVDVYRRKIEPSTSLLDYLLYIAFFPRMVLGPIVRANFFLPQLAETPRLSRERLSQAIFLLIIGFLKKLVIAEYVRLNLVDRVFDLPLFFSATEVLAAIYGSMLQLYCDFSGYMDIVIGLSLLLGLQLPENFNFPFKSRSIREFWNRWHITFSTWLRDYLYIPMGGSRVSHPWKVYRNLMLTFLIGGLWHGAAWTYILWGFTFGVGVCWNRFFQGRRILSGRQPGESRFLFYLDVFTTFQYLGLTWIMYKSSSIQTVIDVLGRLLPWLALSPNYIAFKEIQTVLTGGELLPLIRDGIDYFRTAILGVTNLTPMYVGVMLLGFAGMWLPDKWYEKMRGTFLRLPLVVQLLIAVLALGVIYKVTSFSVAPFEYQRF
- a CDS encoding alpha/beta hydrolase; amino-acid sequence: MLENLVRQFLYYPEPIAPDEPLPSYIRGAAEVRLATPRGITVHGLYWPAPEGRPTILFFHGNAQTVFEWALIAEELAPLACGLLLIDYPGYGKSPGAPSEPANYDAGEGALQWLLRERQLPLGQILIFGKSLGGGVACEIAQNRPVGGVILESTFTSIPAVLKHLIPFLPAGVALKTEVYDSLAKIALITAPVLVVHGTADDLIPVSEGQALFDRANQPKRLYLVEGAGHADVSLRAGPAYGATLRQWIDSR